The Synechococcus sp. WH 8101 sequence CATCGTGCTCTTTGGCATGGAACTGGTCACCGGTAATTTCGCCCTGCTGCCCATGGCCACCTGGGCAGGGAAAAGCTCCTGGAGTGCCACATTCCGCAACTGGAGCTGGGTGTGGATCGGCAACTTCATCGGCACCCTGCTGGTGGCCGTGATCATGGCCATCAGCCTCACCAGCGGTGGCACGGTGGATCCTTCAGCCGATGGTGGCGTGTGGCAGAAAGTAGCCCAGAAGATCATCAGCCTCAACATCGCCAATGTCGAGAAAAAATACGAAGCGCTGGGAAGTCTTGGCTTTTTCCTGGCCATCCTGCGCGGCATGGTGGCGAACTGGCTGGTGTGCCTGGGCGTCACCATGGCCCTGGTGAGCAAGAGTGTTCCCGGCAAACTGCTGGCCTGCTGGCTGCCGATCACGGCGTTCCAAACCATGGGCATGGAACACATCGTGGTGAACCAGTTTCTGCACACGGCAGGGCCGATCCTGGGCTCCGGCGTTCCCTTCTACAAGGTGATTTTCTGGAACTTCCTGCCCGTCACGATCGGCAACATCATCGGTGGCATGGTGTTCATCGGCATGCTCT is a genomic window containing:
- a CDS encoding formate/nitrite transporter family protein, with amino-acid sequence MDYVLPNELVDGMIAAGGKKATVSVKNLLLRGFYSGAILGLAVILALTVAIQSKLPFLGSVLFPFGFASIVLFGMELVTGNFALLPMATWAGKSSWSATFRNWSWVWIGNFIGTLLVAVIMAISLTSGGTVDPSADGGVWQKVAQKIISLNIANVEKKYEALGSLGFFLAILRGMVANWLVCLGVTMALVSKSVPGKLLACWLPITAFQTMGMEHIVVNQFLHTAGPILGSGVPFYKVIFWNFLPVTIGNIIGGMVFIGMLFYSTHRTKIENVLPQEHDEKLERELAAELGAR